A genomic window from Solanum dulcamara chromosome 11, daSolDulc1.2, whole genome shotgun sequence includes:
- the LOC129874065 gene encoding defective in cullin neddylation protein AAR3, translating into MDSPAANHLDIFDIYRRYCDIMSGAYATRNLEDELQKARFSREALNQLMKLVDSSSHIRATIFEEVYKLKLRLNLEADFSVFSRFYDFVFFIFRENGQKNITISKAVTAWKIVLAGRFRLLAHWCDFVEKNQRYNISEDTWQQVLAFSRSVHENIEGYDREGAWPVLIDDFVEHMYRIGGVDTISNSFCSCGDLGAQPFEDSFPGLKIFPGLKRKSCGNLPRLEESSHGYPGMDVIVNSKRRHTAFGNQSVHWTENQSHGYLEMVKANSPLNHSASPCAVEGCLSKGFAGLLSGPSCLQFNKERRTSYT; encoded by the exons ATATCATGTCAGGGGCATATGCTACCAGGAACCTAGAAGATGAATTGCAGAAAGCGAGATTTTCAAGAGAGGCATTGAACCAGCTTATGAAATTAGTGGATTCAAGTTCGCATATAAG GGCAACTATCTTTGAAGAAGTGTACAAGCTTAAGTTGCGGTTGAATTTGGAG GCAGACTTCTCTGTGTTCTCGCGTTTCTATGATTTTGTCTTCTTCATTTTCAGAGAAAATGGACAAAAAAACATCA CTATAAGCAAAGCTGTTACTGCTTGGAAAATAGTTTTAGCTGGAAGGTTTCGTCTACTTGCCCACTGGTGCGACTTTGTTGAG AAAAACCAGCGATACAATATATCTGAGGATACTTGGCAGCAAGTTTTGGCCTTCAGCCGTTCTGTGCatgaaaatattgaaggatATGATCGTGAAG GAGCTTGGCCTGTTTTGATTGATGACTTTGTTGAACACATGTACAG GATTGGAGGAGTCGATActatttctaactcattttgtaGCTGTGGTGATTTGGGAGCCCAGCCATTTGAGGATTCTTTCCCTG GATTGAAAATCTTTCCTGGTTTGAAGAGGAAATCTTGTGGCAATTTACCAAGACTAGAAGAATCATCTCATGGATATCCAGGCATGGATGTGATTGTCAATTCCAAGAGGAGACACACTGCTTTTGGCAACCAAAGTGTTCACTGGACAGAAAACCAATCACATGGTTACTTGGAAATGGTCAAAGCAAATAGCCCATTAAATCATTCTGCATCTCCATGTGCTGTTGAAGGTTGTCTGTCCAAGGGTTTTGCGGGACTATTGTCAGGCCCTTCATGTTTGCAGTTTAATAAAGAAAGGAGAACTTCCTATACCTAG
- the LOC129872076 gene encoding granule-bound starch synthase 2, chloroplastic/amyloplastic: protein MENSILLHSGNQFHPNLPFFAFRPKKLSLVHGSSREQMWKIKRVKATSESSGEATSADQSDDALQATIEKSKKVLAMQHDLLHQIAERRKVVSSIKSSLADAKGTYDGGSGTSSDVNVPGVDKDYNNTLPSTAATPITDVQKNTRPAISQDFVESKREVKRDLADERAIPLSRSSITAGSQTSSTVTSAKRTLNVPPETPKFSQETPLDVNSRKSLVDIPGKKIQSYMPSLRKESSAKSHVEQKNENLEGSSAEANKETEDPVNIDEKLPPLAGTNVMNIILVASECAPWSKTGGLGDVAGALPKALARRGHRVMVVAPRYDNYSEPQDSGVRRIYKVDGQDVEVTYFQAFIDGVDFVFIDSHMFRHIGNNIYGGNRVDILKRMVLFCKAAIEVPWHVPCGGVCYGDGNLVFIANDWHTALLPVYLRAYYRDNGMMKYTRSVLVIHNIAHQGRGPLEDFSYVDLPPHYMDPFRLYDPVGGEHFNIFAAGLKTADRVVTVSHGYSWELKTSEGGWGLHEIINENDWKLRGIVNGIDTKDWNPELDVHLQSDGYVNYSLDTLHTGKPQCKAALQKELGLPVRDDVPLIGFIGRLDPQKGVDLIAEAVPWMMGQNVQLVMLGTGRPDLEQMLRQFECQHNDKIRGWVGFSVKTSHRITAGADILLMPSRFEPCGLNQLYAMKYGTVPVVHAVGGLRDTVQPFDPFNESGLGWTFSRAEANKLIHALGNCLLTYREYKKSWEGIQTRGMTQDLSWDNAAQNYEEVLIAAKYQW from the exons ATGGAAAATTCTATTCTTCTTCATAGTGGAAATCAGTTCCACCCCAACTTACCCTTTTTCGCATTTAGGCCCAAAAAGTTATCTCTAGTTCATGGCTCCAGTAGAGAGCAAATGTGGAAGATCAAGCGCGTTAAAGCGACTAGCGAAAGTTCTGGGGAAGCTACAAGTGCTGATCAATCGGATGATGCCTTACAGGCTACAATTGAAAAGAGCAAAAAGGTCTTAGCCATGCAACATGACCTACTTCACCAG ATtgcagaaagaagaaaagtAGTCTCTTCAATAAAAAGCAGCCTTGCCGATGCCAAAGGTACTTATGATGGTGGCAGTGGGACCTCATCAGATGTTAATGTCCCTGGCGTGGATAAAGACTACAATAATACTTTACCTAGTACTGCTGCTACTCCAATTACTGATGTCCAAAAAAATACACGGCCAGCTATAAGCCAAGATTTTGTTGAAAGTAAAAGAGAAGTCAAAAGGGACCTGGCCGATGAAAGGGCAATCCCACTGTCAAGATCATCCATCACAGCTGGTAGCCAGACATCCTCTACTGTAACTTCTGCCAAAAGAACGTTAAATGTCCCTCCAGAAACTCCAAAGTTCAGTCAAGAGACACCTTTGGATGTGAATTCACGCAAAAGTTTAGTCGATATTCCTGGAAAGAAAATCCAGTCTTATATGCCTTCCCTACGTAAAGAATCCTCAGCAAAATCCCATGTGGAACAGAAGAATGAAAATCTTGAAGGATCAAGTGCTGAGGCAAACAAAGAGACTGAAGATCCTGTGAATATCGATGAGAAACTCCCTCCATTGGCAGGAACAAATGTTATGAACATTATTTTGGTGGCTTCAGAATGTGCTCCATGGTCTAAAACAG GTGGGCTTGGAGATGTTGCTGGAGCATTACCCAAGGCTTTGGCTCGACGTGGCCACAGAGTTATG GTTGTGGCACCTCGTTATGACAACTATTCTGAACCTCAAGATTCTGGTGTAAGAAGAATTTATAAAGTTGATGGTCAG GATGTGGAAGTGACTTACTTCCAAGCTTTTATTGATGGTGTGGATTTTGTTTTCATTGACAGTCATATGTTTAGACACATTGGGAACAACATTTACGGAGGGAACCGTGTG GATATTTTAAAACGCATGGTTTTATTTTGCAAAGCAGCGATTGAG GTTCCTTGGCATGTTCCATGTGGTGGGGTCTGCTATGGAGATGGAAATTTAGTGTTTATTGCTAATGATTGGCATACTGCCTTATTGCCAGTGTACCTGAGAGCTTATTATCGTGACAATGGAATGATGAAATATACAAGATCTGTCCTGGTGATTCATAACATCGCTCATCAG GGTCGTGGTCCTTTGGAGGATTTTTCATATGTAGATCTTCCACCACACTACATGGACCCTTTCAGGTTGTATGACCCAGTAGGAGGTGAGCATTTCAACATTTTTGCTGCTGGTCTAAAGACAGCAGATCGTGTAGTTACAGTTAGTCATGGATATTCATGGGAACTAAAGACTTCCGAAGGTGGTTGGGGATTGCATGAGATAATTAATGAGAACGATTGGAAATTACGGGGTATTGTGAATGGGATTGATACAAAAGATTGGAACCCTGAGTTGGACGTTCACTTACAGTCAGATGGTTATGTGAACTACTCCTTGGACACACTGCACACTGGCAAGCCTCAATGTAAAGCTGCATTGCAGAAGGAACTTGGTTTACCAGTTCGTGATGATGTCCCACTGATTGGTTTCATAGGGAGGCTTGACCCCCAAAAGGGTGTTGATCTGATCGCTGAGGCAGTGCCTTGGATGATGGGTCAGAATGTACAACTGGTCATGCTGGGGACGGGGAGGCCTGACCTTGAACAGATGCTAAGGCAATTCGAGTGCCAACACAATGATAAAATTAGAGGATGGGTTGGTTTCTCTGTGAAGACTTCTCATCGTATAACTGCTGGTGCAGACATTCTGCTCATGCCTTCTAGATTTGAGCCTTGCGGACTGAACCAGCTTTATGCTATGAAATATGGGACCGTTCCTGTTGTTCATGCAGTAGGAGGACTCAGAGATACTGTGCAGCCCTTTGATCCTTTTAATGAGTCAGGACTGGGGTGGACCTTCAGTAGGGCTGAAGCTAACAAGCTAATCCATGCATTAGGAAATTGCTTACTGACTTATCGCGAGTACAAAAAGAGTTGGGAGGGGATTCAGACACGTGGTATGACACAAGACTTAAGTTGGGATAATGCTGCTCAGAACTATGAAGAAGTTCTCATCGCTGCCAAATACCAGTGGTGA
- the LOC129873997 gene encoding uncharacterized protein LOC129873997 has translation MTPLSTCWLLIELYVIPHGYLKWYFLSFYIHPFLLPFCQLYLWIKVLQKILLTFILFVCTSSCFLISYVTRLCKFCVLFFKKYFILPNRKNHHIPTAEEVEEYYDIIPNLVNQNEIVLYTSFKMRQSTSKSYGTVHLNLMNNSYVYDFQTRVSQMFAKNHKISSFVEPNQGEFMELEEDSIVSSVDEKMNLFDNYNTVPLSPGSILSETELELEFSLSSSVSSFSPGMNRPGLDEYFPSPISSNSSSPLDYGTLNQNFSSYTKAMVMDQQLVHEEEVDLLYNKYAESMSWFDVLNHERLCALCTVLRKHLSSPNSFEYETEPTVGLPVQYISLSKVARKRLVKSLENDLELVYVAQSCLSWEALHHQYKKVEALCCSNSKNGVFYGNVAARFQKFQIMLERFVEDDSCGGKRHLNYVHRRFSQKNLLQVPEVSGYVESNERVNGEINKPIEVLKAIEKCIHAFCFFVRTDCKKRENFLWSQSRVEDPRDILLLPHLTKKLQMKMLWLKDVKGKRKCWLRRAIKPEEEEFSKIEFVLTLIEMKLVSRILHMSIISTSHFKWCQQKLNNIEFKNGQILRIPTTLPLFPS, from the exons ATGACCCCGTTATCTACCTGTTGGCTTTTGATTGAACTATATGTGATCCCACATGGATATCTAAAGTGGtattttttgagtttctatATCCAcccttttcttcttcctttctgCCAACTTTATCTTTGGATCAAAGTGTTACAAAAAATTCTATTAACCTTCATCCTTTTTGTTTGTACGTCCTCTTGTTTCTTAATTTCGTATGTTACAAGATTGTGTAAATTCTGCGTCCTCTTCTTTAAGAAGTACTTCATCTTACCAAATAGAAAAAATCATCATATCCCTACAGCTGAAGAGGTTGAGGAGTACTATGATATTATACCAAATCTCGTAAACCAAAATGAAATCGTCCTTTATACGAGCTTTAAAATGAGACAAAGTACTAGTAAATCGTATGGAACGGTCCATTTGAACCTGATGAATAACTCGTATGTATATGATTTTCAAACTAGAGTTTCTCAAATGTTCGCTAAAAATCACAAGATTAGTTCGTTTGTTGAACCAAATCAAGGTGAGTTTATGGAACTTGAAGAGGATTCAATCGTTTCTTCTGTTGatgaaaaaatgaatttatttgataattataatACCGTCCCTTTATCTCCTGGTTCAATTTTATCTGAAACAGAGCTAGAACTTGAGTTCTCCCTATCGAGTTCTGTTTCCAGTTTTTCACCAGGTATGAATCGTCCAGGGCTTGACGAATATTTTCCATCTCCTATTAGCTCTAATTCGTCGTCCCCGTTGGATTATGGTACGTTGAACCAAAATTTTAGTAGCTATACAAAAGCTATGGTAATGGATCAGCAGCTGGTTCATGAGGAAGAAGTAGATTTGTTATACAACAAGTATGCTGAAAGCATGAGCTGGTTTGATGTTCTCAATCATGAAAGGCTATGTGCCTTAT GTACAGTACTGAGGAAGCACTTGTCAAGTCCAAATTCATTTGAGTATGAAACGGAGCCTACAGTTGGTTTGCCTGTCCAATATATTTCATTGAGCAAAGTGGCAAGAAAAAGACTTGTGAAGAGCTTAGAgaatgatttagagttggtttATGTGGCACAATCATGTTTGTCATGGGAAGCacttcatcatcagtataaaAAAGTAGAGGCTCTTTgttgttcaaattcaaaaaatggGGTCTTTTATGGTAATGTAGCAGCAAGATTTCAGAAATTCCAAATAATGCTAGAAAGATTTGTGGAAGATGATAGCTGTGGAGGCAAAAGGCATTTGAATTATGTTCATAGAAGATTTTCCCAAAAGAATCTCCTCCAAGTTCCTGAGGTTTCTG GATATGTAGAATCAAACGAAAGAGTGAATGGAGAAATAAACAAGCCAATTGAAGTGCTAAAGGCCATAGAGAAATGCATACATGCTTTCTGTTTTTTTGTAAGAACGGATTGCAAGAAAAGAGAGAATTTTTTGTGGAGTCAATCTCGTGTAGAAGACCCCAGAGACATACTGCTCCTGCCTCACTTAACTAAGAAACTTCAAATG AAAATGTTATGGCTGAAGGACGTGAAAGGTAAGAGAAAATGTTGGTTGAGAAGAGCAATAAAacctgaagaagaagaatttagCAAAATAGAGTTTGTGTTAACATTGATAGAGATGAAGCTGGTGTCAAGGATTCTCCATATGTCCATTATTTCTACCTCTCATTTCAAATGGTGCCAACAAAAGCTAAATAATATAGAGTTCAAAAATGGTCAGATTTTAAGGATCCCCACTACCCTACCGCTATTTCCATCTTGA
- the LOC129874053 gene encoding structural maintenance of chromosomes protein 4, whose translation MAVDMEFSNSNGSTNESSRPGSRPPRLFIKEMVMRNFKSYAGEQRVGPFHKSFSAVVGPNGSGKSNVIDAMLFVFGKRAKQMRLNKVSELIHNSTNHQNLESAGVSVHFQEITDLDDETYEAVPGSDFVITRVAFRDNSSKYYINDRTSSFTEVTKMLKGKGIDLDNNRFLILQGEVEQISLMKPKGQGPHDEGFLEYLEDIIGTDKYVEKIDESFKQLEALNERRSGIVQMVKLAEKERDNLEGVKNDAEAYMLKELSLLKWQEKVTKLAFEDNSTRITDMQANISRQEENLKSEREKIKENSKTLKDLESKHSKYLKRQEELDNNLRRCKDEFKEFERQDVKYREDLNHLKQKIKKLTDKIEKDSRKISDTTNECEESANLIPKLEKDIPSLQQLLVDEEKILEEIKENSKVETEAFRSELAAVRSELEPWEKHLIEHKGKLEVASTESKLLNEKHEAGRAAYIEAQEQIVEIQKRIEMKSASTKSIANELEKHKLKALEARAIEKECLQEQERLIPLEQAARQKLTELSSVMESEKSQGSVLKAIMHAKEANEIDGIYGRMGDLGAIDAKYDVAISTACAGLDYIVVETTAAAQACVELLRSKALGVATFMILEKQAHYLPKIKEKVRTPEGVPRLFDLVKVRDERMKLAFFAALGNTVVAEDIDQASRIAYGGDREFCRVVTLEGALFEKSGTMSGGGGKPRGGKMGTSIRAASVSPEAISAAEKELSRIAENLDSLRQRITDAVKCYQASEKALSHGEMELAKCKKEIDSLKSQCDDLKKQLDSLKSASEPSKDEVNRLKELKKIISAEEKEMDRLTQGSKQLKEKASELQNKIENAGGERLKNQKAKVTKIQSDIDKKSTEINRRKVQIETGQKMIKKLTKGIEESNKEKENLFAEKEKLLSIFKEVEQKAFTVQEDYKKIQELIDQHKDTLNDAKNEYENLKKTMDEMRSSEVDADYKLQDMKKVYKDLELKGKGYKKKLDDLHIALSKHIEQIQKDLVDTEKLQATLNDETLGQTCDLKTSLETVSLLEAQLKEMNPNLDSISEYRKKVSVYNERVQELNSITQERDDIKKQYDEWRKRRLDEFMAGFNAISLKLKEMYQMITLGGDAELELVDSLDPFSEGVVFSVRPPKKSWKNIANLSGGEKTLSSLALVFALHHYKPTPLYVMDEIDAALDFKNVSIVGHYVKDRTKDAQFIIISLRNNMFELADRLVGIYKTDNCTKSITINPGSFVVSQKAA comes from the exons ATGGCCGTAGATATGGAATTTTCAAACTCCAACGGATCCACGAATGAGTCATCTCGCCCTGGATCTAGACCTCCGAGGCTATTCATCAAAGAGATGGTGATGAGAAACTTCAAATCTTATGCGGGCGAACAGCGTGTTGGCCCATTCCACAAG AGCTTTTCTGCAGTTGTTGGTCCTAATGGCAGTGGAAAGAGTAATGTCATCGACGCAATGCTCTTCGTATTCGGAAAGCGAGCCAAACAG ATGCGTCTAAACAAAGTGTCAGAGCTCATCCACAATTCAACTAACCACCAGAATTTGGAAAGTGCTGGCGTGTCTGTTCATTTTCAGGAGATTACTGATTTG GATGATGAGACATATGAAGCTGTTCCTGGAAGTGATTTTGTAATTACACGTGTGGCATTTCGAGATAATTCCTCTAAGTACTATATCAATGACCGAACAAGTAGCTTCACAGAGGTCACTAAGATGCTGAAAGGGAAAGGGATTGATCTAGATAACAACCGGTTTCTGATTCTTCAG GGTGAGGTTGAACAAATATCACTGATGAAGCCTAAAGGACAAGGACCACATGATGAAGGCTTTCTTGAGTATTTAGAGGATATTATAGGAACCGACAAATATGTTGAGAAGATTGATGAATCATTCAAGCA GCTAGAAGCCCTCAATGAAAGAAGGTCTGGTATTGTTCAAATGGTTAAGTTAGctgagaaagaaagagataacTTGGAG GGAGTGAAGAATGACGCAGAAGCCTACATGCTTAAAGAATTATCACTTCTCAAATGGCAAGAGAAAGTGACAAAATTAGCTTTTGAAGATAATTCAACTCGAATTACAGACATGCAGGCGAACATTTCTAGACAAGAAGAGAACCTGAAAAGCGAAAG GGAGAAAATTAAGGAAAATAGCAAGACATTAAAGGACCTTGAGTCAAAGCATTCAAAGTATCTGAAAAGACAAGAG GAGCTTGATAACAATCTAAGGCGCTGCAAGGATGAGTTCAAGGAATTTGAGAGGCAAGATGTAAAGTATCGAGAAGATTTAAATCACTTGAAGCAGAAGATCAAGAAACTGACCGATAAAATTGAGAAG GATTCTCGTAAAATTTCTGACACAACTAATGAGTGCGAGGAGTCTGCAAATCTTATTCCAAAACTGGAGAAAGATATTCCAAGCTTGCAACAACTTTTAGTGGATGAGGAGAAAATTTTAGAGGAAATAAAGGAGAATTCTAAAG TTGAAACTGAGGCTTTCCGCAGTGAGCTTGCTGCTGTTCGATCTGAATTAGAGCCTTGGGAAAAACACCTAATTGAGCACAAGGGAAAGCTTGAAGTGGCATCAACTGAAAGTAAACTTTTGAATGAGAAG CATGAGGCTGGTCGTGCTGCTTATATTGAAGCACAAGAGCAGATTGTGGAAATACAGAAACGAATAGAGATGAAATCGGCAAGCACAAAAAGCATCGCCAATGAGCTTGAGAAGCACAAGCTTAAAGCACTTGAGGCTCGAGCTATTGAAAAG GAATGCcttcaagaacaagaaagatTGATACCTCTAGAACAAGCTGCCAGACAAAAGCTTACTGAGCTTTCATCTGTTATGGAATCTGAGAAGAGCCAGGGATCTGTCCTAAAAGCAATAATGCATGCTAAAGAGGCAAATGAGATAGATGGCATTTATGGTCGAATGGGTGACTTGGGTGCGATTGATG CGAAGTATGATGTTGCCATATCCACAGCATGTGCTGGGCTTGACTATATTGTAGTAGAAACTACAGCAGCAGCACAAGCTTGTGTGGAGCTTCTTCGTAGCAAAGCCCTTGGTGTAGCAACTTTCATGATTTTG GAAAAACAAGCTCATTATTTGCCTAAAATCAAAGAGAAAGTCAGAACGCCAGAAGGAGTCCCACGCCTTTTTGATTTGGTTAAGGTTAGAGATGAGAGGATGAAACTAGCATTTTTCGCAGCATTAGGAAATACAGTTGTTGCAGAAGATATTGATCAG GCATCACGTATTGCCTATGGTGGAGACAGAGAGTTTTGCCGTGTTGTAACACTTGAAGGTGCTCTTTTTGAGAAATCTGGAACAATGAGTGGTGGAGGGGGTAAGCCTCGTGGCGGAAAAATGGGCACATCTATCCGAGCTGCTAGTGTTTCACCAGAGGCTATATCTGCTGCTGAAAAAGAACTTTCGAGGATCGCCGAAAACTTGGATAGTCTACGCCAAAGAATTACTGATGCTGTGAAGTGTTACCAGGCCTCAGAGAAGGCTCTTTCTCATGGCGAGATGGAATTAGCCAAATGCAAAAAAGAG ATTGACAGTCTGAAGTCCCAATGCGATGATCTAAAAAAGCAACTGGATTCCTTGAAAAGTGCATCAGAGCCCAGTAAGGATGAAGTTAATAGATTGAAGGaactcaagaaaataatttctgctgaagaaaaagaaatggacAGGCTTACACAAGGTTCAAAACAGCTGAAGGAGAAG GCTTCAGAACTTCAGAATAAAATAGAGAATGCGGGTGGCGAGCGATTGAAAAATCAAAAGGCAAAGGTTACTAAAATACAGTCT GATATTGATAAAAAGAGCACAGAGATCAACCGTCGTAAGGTTCAGATAGAAACAGGAcagaaaatgattaaaaaacTGACAAAGGGGATTGAGGAATCAAACAAAGAGAAGGAAAATCTATTTGCGGAGAAGGAGAAGTTACTTTCAATCTTCAAAGAGGTCGAACAGAAAGCTTTTACTGTTCAGGAGGACTACAAAAAGATACAGGAG CTCATTGATCAGCACAAAGATACTCTGAATGATGCTAAAAATGAATATGAGAATCTGAAGAAGACTATGGATGAGATGCGATCCTCAGAG GTAGATGCTGACTACAAGTTACAAGATATGAAGAAGGTTTATAAAGACTTGGAACTCAAAGGCAAAGGATACAAGAAAAAACTCGACGATTTGCATATTGCTCTGTCAAAGCATATTGAGCA AATTCAAAAAGACTTGGTGGACACGGAGAAGCTTCAGGcaactctaaatgatgaaactCTTGGTCAGACTTGTGATCTTAAGACATCTCTTGAGACAGTTTCACTTCTAGAGGCTCAACTGAAAGAGATGAACCCAAATCTTGACTCGATTTCTGA GTATCGGAAGAAGGTATCTGTGTACAATGAAAGAGTTCAAGAGCTTAATTCTATCACTCAAGAGCGTGATGATATCAAAAAACAATATGATGAGTGGAGAAAAAGAAG GTTGGATGAGTTCATGGCGGGCTTTAATGCCATATCTTTGAAGCTTAAAGAAATGTATCAG ATGATCACCCTTGGAGGCGACGCAGAACTGGAATTAGTGGATTCTCTTGATCCGTTTTCTGAAGGTGTTGTTTTCAGTGTTAGACCTCCAAAGAAGAGCTGGAAGAATATTGCTAACTTATCAGGTGGTGAAAAG ACCCTCAGCTCATTAGCTCTTGTTTTTGCACTCCACCACTATAAACCCACTCCGCTTTATGTGATGGATGAGATTGATGCTGCTTTGG ATTTTAAGAATGTCTCGATCGTGGGGCATTATGTCAAGGACAGAACAAAAGATGCACAGTTCATAATCATAAG CCTTAGAAACAATATGTTTGAGCTAGCAGATCGGCTTGTTGGAATCTACAAAACAGATAACTGCACCAAGAGCATAACCATCAATCCAGGAAGCTTTGTAGTTTCTCAGAAAGCTGCTTGA